From one Agrobacterium fabrum str. C58 genomic stretch:
- a CDS encoding MFS transporter, whose translation MTDTTSQFDGAEIALEAAEEPAWTAATWFAVLSMAATSFALVSAEFLPAGLLTPMARDLGITEGTAGQVVTATASVGAVTALFSNVLIGKLNRKTVLVGLSALAIGSNILASFATDFWLLLVGRAGLGIALSGFWALSVAVVARLVGANATGRGMAIVTLGVSLATIAAPSMGALISDWLGWRVAMSMTAGLAAIAMLLQILSLPTLPASTSNSLADVFRLTRRPSVQLGMLAILLLMTGHFAGSVYVRPFLEQVTHLDTTPIALALLGFGVASVLGNVAGGRMADNSIRLALAVTAALMGFATLFLVFWGAHTSAAFALVALWGFAFGMAPVVLPTNLSRGAPDALEAAGSLMVVSFQVAISIGAVFGGYIVDYYGATAPLSLTAVLAAATLALVLVQPRR comes from the coding sequence ATGACGGACACAACATCACAGTTCGATGGGGCAGAGATCGCGCTGGAGGCCGCCGAGGAACCGGCATGGACCGCAGCGACATGGTTCGCGGTCCTTTCGATGGCGGCCACCAGCTTTGCACTCGTATCGGCCGAGTTCCTGCCGGCGGGCCTTCTGACGCCCATGGCGCGCGATCTTGGAATTACCGAGGGAACGGCGGGGCAGGTCGTCACGGCCACGGCCTCGGTAGGCGCCGTGACGGCGCTGTTCAGCAACGTTCTCATCGGCAAATTGAACCGCAAGACCGTGCTTGTCGGTCTTAGCGCGCTGGCAATCGGCTCCAATATCCTTGCATCATTCGCGACCGATTTCTGGCTGTTGCTGGTCGGTCGGGCAGGACTTGGGATCGCGCTGAGCGGTTTCTGGGCGCTCTCGGTTGCGGTTGTGGCGCGGCTCGTCGGGGCGAACGCAACCGGTCGCGGCATGGCCATCGTCACCCTCGGCGTCTCGCTCGCCACGATAGCGGCGCCTTCCATGGGGGCGTTGATCAGCGACTGGCTGGGATGGCGTGTCGCCATGTCGATGACGGCGGGACTTGCCGCAATTGCCATGCTGCTGCAGATCTTGAGCCTGCCGACGCTGCCGGCAAGCACAAGCAACAGTCTTGCCGATGTTTTCCGGCTGACGCGGCGGCCGAGCGTTCAGCTTGGGATGCTTGCCATCCTGCTGCTGATGACAGGCCATTTCGCCGGCTCCGTCTATGTCCGTCCGTTCCTCGAACAGGTCACACATCTCGATACCACGCCGATCGCACTCGCCCTACTCGGGTTCGGCGTGGCCTCGGTGCTGGGCAATGTCGCCGGTGGCCGGATGGCCGACAACAGCATTCGTCTGGCACTCGCGGTCACTGCCGCTCTGATGGGATTTGCCACGCTCTTCCTGGTTTTCTGGGGCGCGCATACCAGTGCCGCTTTTGCGCTCGTCGCACTCTGGGGTTTTGCCTTCGGCATGGCGCCGGTGGTCCTGCCGACGAACCTGTCTCGCGGCGCGCCGGATGCACTTGAAGCGGCAGGCAGCCTGATGGTGGTGTCTTTTCAGGTAGCCATCAGTATTGGTGCAGTTTTCGGTGGTTACATCGTTGACTATTATGGCGCCACCGCCCCACTGTCCCTGACCGCAGTTCTGGCTGCAGCAACGCTTGCCCTTGTACTGGTGCAGCCGCGCCGCTGA
- a CDS encoding hydrolase, which translates to MTLRNGLDSLLRPEDSVLVLIDHQPYQLANLNSHDPHMVVNNTTALAKLAKAFDVPTILTSVIAARGGLLFKHITDVFPDQDVIDRTWVNTWQDENVVNAVKETRRKQLIIAGLWTEVCVAMPVIQAAGEGWDVTVITDASGGISKESHEVAIQRMIRAGANVMTVMALAGEWQRDWARTEHVEALTEILIQHFGGSGIAYLWEQQLLNTPVAG; encoded by the coding sequence ATGACCCTTCGTAACGGCCTCGATTCTCTTCTTCGTCCCGAAGATTCGGTCCTCGTTCTGATCGACCATCAGCCCTACCAGCTCGCAAATCTCAACAGCCACGATCCGCACATGGTGGTCAACAACACGACCGCGCTGGCGAAGCTGGCAAAAGCCTTCGACGTTCCGACCATTCTCACCAGCGTGATTGCGGCGCGTGGTGGACTTCTCTTCAAGCATATCACCGACGTATTTCCGGATCAGGACGTCATTGATCGCACCTGGGTGAACACCTGGCAGGACGAGAATGTGGTGAACGCCGTCAAGGAGACCCGCCGCAAGCAGCTGATCATCGCCGGCCTGTGGACCGAGGTTTGCGTCGCAATGCCTGTGATCCAGGCCGCCGGCGAAGGCTGGGACGTGACCGTGATCACCGACGCGTCGGGCGGAATTTCGAAGGAATCCCATGAAGTTGCCATCCAGCGAATGATCAGGGCCGGCGCGAATGTCATGACCGTAATGGCACTTGCCGGCGAATGGCAACGTGATTGGGCACGCACGGAGCATGTCGAGGCGCTGACCGAGATTCTCATCCAGCACTTCGGCGGCAGCGGCATCGCCTATCTTTGGGAGCAGCAGCTTCTCAACACACCAGTGGCTGGCTGA
- a CDS encoding low affinity iron permease family protein, which translates to MNKVFTRFATGIASFSGSPTAFVVALGTVLVWGISGPLFGFSEVWQLVINTGTTIVTFLMIFLVQNSQNRDSAAMEAKLDELLRAVEEARSDFIGIEHLTEEEIEEIRARLERDSGPESGKPSPHHAMARLLSRR; encoded by the coding sequence ATGAACAAGGTCTTCACCCGCTTCGCAACCGGCATAGCGTCCTTTTCCGGCTCTCCGACTGCTTTCGTCGTGGCGCTTGGCACTGTCCTCGTCTGGGGGATCAGCGGACCGTTATTCGGGTTTTCGGAGGTCTGGCAACTGGTCATCAATACCGGTACGACCATCGTCACCTTTCTCATGATTTTTCTCGTGCAGAACTCACAGAACCGGGATTCCGCGGCGATGGAAGCAAAGCTGGACGAATTGTTGCGGGCGGTGGAGGAAGCGCGGAGTGATTTCATCGGGATCGAGCATCTCACCGAAGAGGAAATCGAGGAGATTCGCGCGCGGCTGGAAAGAGATAGCGGACCGGAAAGTGGCAAGCCTTCCCCGCATCACGCGATGGCTCGATTGCTTTCCCGGCGTTAA
- a CDS encoding LysR family transcriptional regulator — protein sequence MPDFNDIGAFLLVARASGFRQAARASGMSSSALSDAIKRLENELGVRLLNRTTRSVLPTEAGAELLRRVDPAFAEIRSALDQISGDRDQVAGSLKLNVPVSAARLVLPDIVPPFLAAYPDIRLEILTDENFVDIISAGCDAGIRYDERLEQDMIAVPIGPRAQRFALAAAPGYIAARGRPTHPRELLEHACIRGRFAGRAIPPWEFERDGETMIIDPPGQLLVQSGGGTDLGVSAAIADMGVIYLFEDWLEPHLASGALEPLLEPWWLSFSGPYLYYPGRRLVPAPLRAFIDFVKGGRKVE from the coding sequence ATGCCGGATTTCAACGATATCGGCGCATTCCTGCTGGTCGCCCGCGCCAGTGGTTTCCGCCAGGCTGCCCGTGCGAGTGGTATGAGTTCGTCGGCGCTGAGCGATGCGATCAAGCGTCTTGAAAACGAACTCGGGGTGCGCCTGCTGAACCGCACGACCCGCAGCGTTCTGCCAACCGAAGCCGGCGCGGAACTGCTTCGCCGGGTGGATCCCGCCTTTGCCGAAATCCGCTCGGCGCTCGACCAGATAAGTGGCGACCGGGACCAGGTGGCCGGCTCGCTGAAGCTCAACGTTCCCGTCAGTGCCGCCCGGCTGGTTCTGCCTGACATCGTTCCGCCTTTTCTGGCAGCCTATCCGGATATCCGCCTGGAAATCCTCACCGACGAAAATTTTGTCGACATCATTTCCGCCGGCTGCGACGCCGGTATCCGTTATGATGAGCGGCTTGAACAGGACATGATTGCCGTGCCGATTGGTCCGCGCGCACAGCGCTTCGCGCTTGCCGCAGCACCGGGCTACATTGCAGCGCGAGGGCGCCCCACCCATCCGCGGGAACTCCTTGAGCATGCATGCATCCGGGGTCGTTTCGCCGGCCGGGCAATCCCCCCGTGGGAATTCGAGCGGGACGGCGAGACGATGATCATCGATCCGCCGGGCCAGCTTCTCGTGCAATCTGGCGGAGGCACGGATCTCGGCGTCAGCGCCGCCATTGCGGACATGGGTGTCATCTATCTCTTCGAAGATTGGCTGGAACCGCATCTGGCGAGCGGCGCACTTGAGCCATTGCTGGAGCCCTGGTGGCTGAGCTTTTCGGGGCCCTATCTCTATTACCCCGGTCGCCGCCTGGTGCCCGCACCTCTTCGCGCCTTCATTGATTTCGTCAAAGGCGGAAGAAAGGTAGAATAG
- a CDS encoding aldo/keto reductase family oxidoreductase: MSTLDQSGTFHLAGRNIRRLGYGAMQLAGKGVFGPPKDREEAIAVVREAVDSGVNHIDTSDFYGPHITNQIIREALHPYADDLLIVTKVGATRGEDASWNAAFSKEELTQAVHDNLRNLGKEVLDVVNLRAMFDVHGPAEGSLAAPLEVLADLQRQGLIRHIGVSNVTPRQITEAGEIVEIVCVQNQYNLAHRQDDALIDTLAAQGIAYVPFFPLGGFSPLQSTVLSDVATQLDASPLQVALAWLLKRSSNILVIPGTSSRAHLRQNLAAASLDLPDSAMTALAAIGG; this comes from the coding sequence ATGTCGACACTCGACCAGTCTGGAACTTTTCACCTTGCAGGCCGCAATATCAGGCGGCTGGGCTATGGCGCGATGCAGTTAGCCGGTAAAGGCGTCTTCGGCCCTCCGAAAGATCGCGAGGAAGCGATCGCGGTAGTTCGGGAAGCCGTGGATAGCGGCGTCAATCATATTGATACGAGCGATTTCTACGGCCCCCATATTACCAATCAGATTATTCGCGAGGCACTGCATCCCTATGCAGACGACCTTCTGATCGTCACAAAGGTCGGTGCGACCCGTGGTGAGGATGCCTCCTGGAATGCGGCTTTCTCGAAGGAGGAGCTGACCCAGGCAGTTCACGACAATCTTCGCAATCTGGGTAAGGAGGTACTCGATGTCGTCAATCTCCGGGCCATGTTCGACGTTCACGGCCCCGCCGAGGGATCGCTCGCTGCACCGCTTGAAGTTCTGGCAGACCTGCAACGGCAGGGGTTGATCCGGCATATCGGTGTATCGAACGTGACGCCGCGACAGATCACGGAAGCCGGTGAAATCGTGGAGATCGTCTGCGTGCAGAACCAATATAATCTGGCGCATCGACAGGACGATGCCCTGATAGACACGCTCGCAGCACAGGGCATCGCCTATGTTCCATTCTTCCCGCTCGGTGGCTTTTCTCCGCTGCAATCGACAGTGCTCTCAGACGTCGCTACGCAACTGGACGCGTCGCCGCTGCAGGTGGCTCTCGCCTGGCTCCTGAAGCGATCCAGCAATATTCTGGTTATTCCCGGAACGTCTTCGCGCGCACATCTGCGCCAGAACCTTGCGGCTGCATCTCTTGATCTTCCGGACAGTGCCATGACCGCTCTTGCGGCAATCGGCGGATGA
- a CDS encoding Lrp/AsnC family transcriptional regulator: MSQKIADPIDRRILRELSADARITNNELAERVGLSASACLRRLRRLEELGVIKGYSAIIDPAFEGWTMTALASVRLSRQHDDEIRMFEAAVLDWAEVLECHLVTGSRDYMLKIMCGGLDDYERFIKEKIAKLKCVDTIETSFVMNTIKARRI; this comes from the coding sequence ATGTCGCAGAAAATTGCGGATCCGATCGACAGGCGTATACTGAGAGAATTGTCAGCTGACGCGAGAATCACGAACAACGAACTCGCCGAGCGGGTCGGGCTGTCAGCATCGGCATGTTTGCGACGGCTTCGGCGGCTGGAGGAACTGGGCGTTATCAAGGGTTACTCCGCCATCATCGATCCGGCGTTCGAGGGATGGACGATGACGGCTCTCGCGTCCGTCCGCCTCAGCCGCCAGCACGATGACGAAATCCGGATGTTTGAGGCGGCCGTTCTTGACTGGGCGGAGGTTCTCGAATGTCATCTGGTCACGGGTTCGAGGGATTACATGCTCAAGATCATGTGCGGCGGGCTGGATGATTACGAGCGTTTCATCAAGGAAAAGATCGCAAAGCTGAAATGCGTCGACACCATTGAGACCAGCTTCGTAATGAACACGATCAAGGCGCGTCGCATCTGA
- a CDS encoding SDR family NAD(P)-dependent oxidoreductase: protein MNRIDLDGQAAVVTGGAQGIGLAIARRLIESGAKVSLWDMSETAIEQACGVLGEGASGKVVDVTDFAGLARVHAEVEAETGPVSILVNSAGIAGSNATLEDYDIEEWRRVVEINLNGTFYVNKTVIPSMKARNYGRIVNISSVAGKEGNPKLSAYSAAKAGVIGLTKSLGKELAAHDIAVNAITPATARTRILETLTPEFIDYMLTRIPRGRFLEVEEAAAMVAWLVSRENSFTTASVFDLSGGRTTY from the coding sequence ATGAACAGGATTGATCTCGACGGACAGGCGGCGGTGGTGACCGGCGGTGCACAGGGAATTGGCCTTGCCATCGCAAGGCGGCTTATTGAATCCGGCGCGAAGGTCAGCCTTTGGGATATGAGCGAGACGGCGATTGAGCAGGCCTGCGGCGTGCTTGGAGAGGGCGCCAGCGGCAAGGTTGTTGATGTCACCGATTTTGCCGGCCTCGCCCGCGTTCACGCCGAGGTCGAAGCCGAGACCGGACCGGTGTCGATCCTCGTCAATTCCGCCGGAATTGCGGGCAGCAATGCGACCCTTGAGGATTATGACATCGAGGAATGGCGGCGCGTCGTCGAGATTAATCTGAACGGCACCTTTTATGTCAACAAGACCGTGATCCCCTCCATGAAGGCCAGGAACTATGGCAGGATCGTCAATATCTCCTCGGTTGCCGGCAAAGAGGGCAATCCCAAGCTCTCAGCCTATTCCGCAGCCAAGGCGGGCGTGATTGGCTTGACCAAATCACTCGGCAAGGAACTCGCGGCACACGATATTGCCGTCAACGCGATCACGCCGGCGACGGCGCGCACACGGATCCTCGAAACTCTGACACCGGAATTTATCGATTACATGCTGACACGTATTCCGCGTGGCCGTTTTCTGGAAGTCGAAGAGGCTGCGGCAATGGTCGCATGGCTGGTGAGCCGTGAAAACAGCTTCACTACCGCCTCGGTTTTCGACCTTTCCGGTGGCCGGACGACCTATTGA
- a CDS encoding cystathionine gamma-synthase family protein, translating to MTAPHPSKTHIGNHALHPETQMLNYGYDPELSEGAVKPPVFLTSTFVFKSAEDGRDFFDYVSGRKEPPAGKGAGLVYSRFNHPNSEIVEDRLAVYERTESCALFSSGMSAISTTLFAFVRPGDTVLHSQPLYGGTETLLAKTFHNFGVSAVGFADGVSEASVMAAAETAMAKGRVSVILIETPANPTNSIVDVAMMRRVADVIGEKQGHRPIIACDNTLLGPVFQQPIEHGADISLYSLTKYVGGHSDLIAGAALGRKDVMKQVKALRGAIGTQLDPHSCWMLGRSLETLQIRMERANSNAKIVAEFLKAHPKVEKIHYLPFSDPASAVGKVFAAQCSGAGSTFSFDIVGGQPASFKFLNALTIFKLAVSLGGTESLASHPATMTHSGVPADVRQRIGVLDSTIRLSIGIEHPDDLIADLTLALDMS from the coding sequence ATGACCGCGCCGCATCCGTCCAAAACCCATATCGGCAACCACGCCCTCCATCCTGAAACCCAGATGCTCAATTACGGGTATGATCCGGAATTGTCGGAGGGTGCCGTCAAGCCCCCGGTATTCCTGACGTCGACCTTCGTCTTCAAATCGGCAGAGGATGGGCGTGACTTCTTCGACTACGTTTCCGGCCGCAAGGAGCCGCCGGCGGGCAAGGGTGCGGGTCTCGTTTACTCCCGTTTTAACCACCCCAACAGCGAGATTGTCGAGGATCGCCTTGCCGTTTACGAACGTACGGAGAGTTGTGCGCTTTTCTCGTCCGGCATGTCCGCCATTTCCACGACGCTTTTCGCCTTCGTCCGGCCCGGCGACACCGTGCTCCATTCCCAGCCGCTGTATGGTGGCACTGAGACGCTGCTGGCAAAGACCTTCCATAATTTTGGCGTCTCGGCGGTGGGTTTTGCCGACGGTGTCAGCGAGGCATCGGTGATGGCCGCCGCAGAGACCGCGATGGCGAAGGGCAGGGTGTCGGTCATTCTGATCGAAACGCCGGCCAACCCGACAAATAGCATTGTCGATGTTGCGATGATGAGGCGTGTCGCTGACGTGATCGGCGAAAAACAAGGCCACAGACCGATCATCGCCTGCGACAACACCCTTCTCGGCCCAGTTTTCCAGCAGCCCATCGAGCACGGCGCCGATATTTCGCTCTATTCGCTCACGAAATACGTCGGCGGGCATTCCGACCTCATCGCCGGGGCGGCGCTCGGGCGGAAGGATGTCATGAAGCAGGTGAAGGCCCTGCGCGGAGCGATCGGCACGCAGCTCGATCCGCACTCCTGCTGGATGCTCGGACGTTCGCTCGAGACGCTGCAAATCCGAATGGAGCGGGCAAACAGCAACGCGAAAATCGTTGCGGAATTCCTGAAAGCGCATCCGAAGGTCGAGAAAATTCATTATTTGCCGTTCAGCGATCCGGCATCTGCAGTCGGCAAGGTGTTTGCCGCTCAATGCTCCGGTGCGGGATCGACCTTCTCGTTCGACATTGTTGGCGGGCAGCCGGCGTCTTTCAAATTCCTCAATGCGCTGACCATATTCAAACTTGCCGTGAGCCTCGGCGGTACGGAATCCCTCGCGTCTCACCCCGCAACGATGACGCATTCAGGCGTTCCCGCCGATGTCCGCCAGCGCATTGGTGTACTGGATTCCACGATTCGCCTGTCGATCGGCATCGAACATCCCGATGATCTTATCGCCGATCTGACCCTTGCTTTGGACATGTCCTGA
- a CDS encoding L-rhamnose mutarotase has translation MPRMGFCLNLRPGTVEEYKRLHANVWPEVLDAIARANITNYSIFLKEPENLLFGYWEYTGDDFSADMAEMAKGERMRQWWAICEPLQLPFPTRRPEEWWAQMTEVFHME, from the coding sequence ATGCCGCGCATGGGATTTTGCCTTAACCTCAGGCCCGGTACGGTCGAGGAATATAAAAGGTTGCACGCCAATGTGTGGCCGGAGGTGCTCGACGCCATCGCCCGCGCCAATATCACCAATTATTCGATTTTTCTGAAAGAGCCGGAAAACCTGCTCTTCGGCTACTGGGAATATACGGGAGATGATTTCTCCGCCGATATGGCGGAGATGGCCAAGGGCGAGCGGATGCGGCAATGGTGGGCAATCTGCGAACCCCTGCAATTGCCCTTCCCGACGCGCCGGCCGGAAGAATGGTGGGCGCAGATGACCGAAGTCTTCCACATGGAGTGA
- a CDS encoding LysR family transcriptional regulator has protein sequence MDIEDLRTFVAVADAGGVSAAARRLGISKSIVSRRLFRIEAELGVQLLARTTRGAALTEAGITFRDHAARASAEIDTARETILPAGELHGRLRIAMPLTFGPTHFAPVLAEMARQHPQLHIHTSYSDRFVDLIAEGFDCAIRGAYLQDSNLIAKRVGPIHGKLVASPAYIKAHGSPEMVEQLVNHQALMQGTEAWQFMDGDRIVTVQPQGKFKADSATALAAAAAAGLGIAWLPDCITHAYLASGALVPIMTRYPVPPGAVYVVRPPSQHPARKVRVLTEMLTEYFKRTPELWGVDG, from the coding sequence ATGGACATCGAAGATCTACGGACATTTGTCGCAGTAGCCGACGCCGGTGGCGTCTCGGCCGCAGCGCGCCGGCTCGGCATCTCCAAGTCAATCGTCAGCCGTCGGCTCTTTCGGATAGAAGCGGAGCTTGGCGTCCAGCTTCTCGCTCGGACAACGCGCGGTGCCGCGCTCACGGAGGCCGGGATCACCTTCAGGGACCATGCCGCTCGGGCCAGCGCCGAGATCGATACAGCCCGGGAAACGATCCTCCCCGCTGGCGAGCTGCACGGCCGTTTGAGGATCGCAATGCCACTTACTTTCGGCCCAACCCACTTCGCCCCCGTGCTTGCGGAAATGGCGCGTCAGCACCCGCAGCTTCACATCCACACCTCCTACAGCGATCGTTTCGTCGATCTCATCGCTGAGGGTTTTGATTGCGCGATTCGGGGTGCCTATCTTCAGGACTCGAACCTGATCGCGAAGCGCGTCGGGCCGATCCATGGCAAGCTTGTCGCCAGCCCCGCTTATATCAAAGCGCACGGTTCCCCTGAGATGGTCGAGCAGCTTGTCAACCATCAGGCTTTGATGCAGGGAACGGAAGCCTGGCAGTTCATGGATGGCGACAGGATCGTCACGGTTCAGCCGCAGGGCAAGTTCAAGGCTGACAGCGCCACGGCGCTTGCTGCTGCGGCGGCTGCAGGTCTCGGCATCGCCTGGCTTCCCGACTGCATCACACATGCATATCTGGCCTCCGGCGCGCTGGTTCCCATCATGACGCGCTATCCGGTCCCTCCGGGCGCCGTCTATGTCGTCCGCCCACCGAGCCAGCATCCCGCTCGCAAAGTGCGGGTGCTCACCGAGATGCTGACTGAGTATTTTAAACGGACGCCGGAACTCTGGGGTGTAGACGGCTGA
- a CDS encoding HAL/PAL/TAL family ammonia-lyase, whose translation MADTVTIDRPLTWQQIAAVAKGATLYLSDDAWQRIARARAIVDALVEKRVRGYGINTGVGALCDVIVDIPQQQALSRNILLSHSCGVGEPLGLEETRAIMAAQINNFAHGYSGVQVETVKTLLALLNSDILPVIPSKGSVGYLTHAAAIGLVLIGEGRVRHQGELISGRQGLEALGLEPIVLRAKEGLSLVNGTPCATGLASLALARTSRLLDWADAAAAMSYENLGAQADPFAAGPLALRVSPGIQTVGENLRRLLAASPLLTRSAGSRTQDPLSLRAVPQVHGAVRDSAAQSADVVNRELASVTDNPVVVGTPQAPEVHSQAHAVGAALGLTMDGLATAAAELAAISERRIDRLVNPLVSRLPAFLADGDGVCSGFMIIQYTAAALVAENRRLAAPASLAGGITSALQEDILTHATAAADKTLSIIGNLETILAIEIMCAAQAYDMQPDESGRARGTDVLYHRVRTTTPFYRDDRPLNDMVAAVQEMLQRADAIESLP comes from the coding sequence ATGGCTGATACGGTCACCATCGATCGCCCCCTCACCTGGCAGCAGATCGCCGCGGTCGCAAAGGGGGCGACGCTTTACCTGTCGGATGATGCCTGGCAACGCATTGCCCGGGCGCGCGCCATTGTCGATGCGCTCGTCGAAAAGCGTGTGCGTGGTTATGGCATCAATACCGGTGTGGGTGCGCTTTGCGATGTGATCGTGGATATTCCCCAGCAGCAGGCCCTCTCCCGCAATATCCTGCTCAGCCACTCCTGCGGCGTCGGCGAACCGCTGGGGCTCGAAGAAACACGCGCGATCATGGCCGCCCAGATCAACAACTTCGCGCATGGTTATTCCGGCGTGCAGGTGGAGACGGTGAAAACGCTGCTCGCGCTTCTGAATAGCGATATTCTTCCCGTCATTCCCTCGAAGGGTTCGGTGGGTTATCTCACCCATGCCGCGGCCATCGGCCTTGTGCTGATCGGCGAAGGCCGGGTCCGCCATCAGGGCGAATTGATCAGCGGCCGGCAGGGGCTCGAAGCACTCGGCCTTGAACCCATCGTTTTGCGAGCGAAAGAAGGCCTAAGCCTCGTCAATGGCACACCCTGCGCCACCGGCCTGGCCAGCCTTGCGCTTGCCCGCACGAGCCGCCTGCTTGACTGGGCCGATGCGGCGGCAGCCATGAGCTATGAAAACCTTGGCGCACAGGCAGATCCCTTCGCCGCCGGGCCGCTGGCGCTGCGCGTCTCGCCCGGTATCCAGACCGTTGGCGAAAACCTGCGTCGCCTTTTAGCGGCAAGCCCGCTTCTCACCCGGTCGGCCGGGTCGCGCACGCAGGACCCGCTCAGCCTGCGCGCCGTGCCGCAGGTGCATGGCGCCGTGCGCGACAGCGCGGCGCAGAGTGCTGATGTCGTGAACCGCGAGCTCGCAAGCGTCACCGACAACCCGGTCGTCGTCGGGACACCGCAGGCACCCGAGGTTCATTCCCAGGCCCATGCCGTCGGTGCGGCACTTGGGCTCACCATGGATGGGCTGGCAACGGCGGCCGCCGAACTCGCCGCGATTTCCGAGCGGCGCATCGACCGGCTCGTTAATCCGCTTGTCAGCAGATTGCCCGCTTTTCTCGCGGATGGTGACGGCGTCTGCTCCGGTTTCATGATCATCCAGTATACGGCGGCAGCGCTTGTCGCGGAAAACCGCCGCCTCGCCGCTCCCGCCAGCCTCGCTGGCGGCATCACCTCCGCATTGCAGGAGGATATACTGACGCACGCCACCGCCGCTGCCGACAAGACGCTGTCGATTATCGGCAATCTGGAAACCATTCTGGCGATCGAGATCATGTGTGCGGCACAGGCTTACGACATGCAGCCCGATGAGAGCGGCCGCGCGCGCGGCACCGATGTGCTCTACCACCGCGTCCGGACGACGACGCCGTTTTACCGCGACGACCGCCCGCTCAACGATATGGTGGCAGCAGTGCAGGAAATGCTGCAAAGAGCGGATGCGATTGAAAGCCTTCCCTGA
- a CDS encoding MYG1 family protein: MTPDFLVTHSGGFHADELLSSVVLTRLFPQARLVRSRAPEWITPDADRIIYDVGGAYDAEKCIFDHHQRGAPLREDGQPYSSFGLIWKHFGRDYLATSGIPEDHVETLHASFDAGFVLPVDLVDNGALSPSIAGPLATLTLPVLLETLKPVFDDTDPEADDRGFIAALAVARSFVEAKLATGAAKLRAEALVQKAIADTGEGHILELPMGMPFRSAIVKAGADHLLFVVHPRDNDWCLTGIRRADEGFELRADLPAAWAGLTGKELEAVCGVEGASFCHNGRFIAAAKTREAILTMAELAVKEALASAQTTAAKQ; this comes from the coding sequence ATGACCCCCGACTTCCTCGTCACCCATTCCGGCGGCTTTCACGCCGACGAACTGCTGTCCAGCGTCGTGTTGACACGGCTTTTTCCGCAGGCCCGGCTCGTCCGCAGCAGAGCCCCCGAATGGATAACGCCTGATGCAGACCGCATCATCTACGACGTGGGCGGCGCTTATGACGCCGAAAAATGCATTTTCGATCACCATCAGCGTGGTGCGCCGCTGCGCGAGGACGGTCAGCCCTATAGTTCGTTCGGCCTGATCTGGAAGCATTTCGGACGCGACTACCTTGCCACATCAGGCATTCCTGAAGATCATGTCGAAACTCTGCACGCGTCTTTCGATGCAGGATTTGTATTGCCGGTGGATCTGGTCGATAACGGCGCCCTCAGCCCCTCCATTGCCGGACCACTTGCCACGCTCACGCTGCCCGTCCTGCTGGAGACTTTAAAGCCTGTCTTCGATGACACCGATCCCGAAGCGGACGATCGCGGTTTTATAGCCGCGCTGGCAGTCGCGCGCAGCTTCGTCGAGGCGAAACTGGCCACAGGCGCTGCCAAATTGCGCGCCGAAGCACTGGTGCAGAAGGCGATCGCCGATACTGGCGAAGGGCATATCCTTGAGCTGCCGATGGGCATGCCATTTCGGTCCGCCATCGTAAAAGCCGGCGCCGACCACCTGCTCTTTGTCGTCCATCCCCGGGACAACGACTGGTGCCTTACCGGCATCCGCCGCGCGGATGAAGGTTTTGAACTGCGAGCCGACCTGCCAGCGGCCTGGGCCGGCCTGACGGGCAAAGAGTTGGAAGCGGTTTGTGGCGTCGAAGGCGCGAGCTTCTGCCACAATGGCCGCTTTATCGCCGCAGCCAAAACCCGCGAGGCGATTTTGACCATGGCGGAACTGGCAGTGAAAGAGGCTCTCGCCTCCGCGCAAACAACAGCGGCGAAGCAATAA